A window of Citrus sinensis cultivar Valencia sweet orange chromosome 7, DVS_A1.0, whole genome shotgun sequence contains these coding sequences:
- the LOC127898901 gene encoding uncharacterized protein LOC127898901: protein MSKGKEKVVEVGDDELGFLPSLPADFTFDPGIPLEPIRSSVGTSARRMSPQTTSSSDSSDEEGSSGSENTLSEGQGDDSGEASPSGASRPEERGTVGGRALSRDYAIDYMSCTTTFDELNDLRLRYSIPGEIPLKIPGKKDTPSRPPRGYVTLYLESFKYGLRCPLQPYFARILNGLNLAPGQLNPNGWRVLSVSWGVHFPLRPGLLKRVEAVLANSCSSRELLSTYNFLESRLILPGHKMEDAVIGALTRKRSRPPTTDRDQDKDAPAAKRKNIVQQVPPLQALPPASAKVGESSRAATDPASSSPPVVPRSRLPDSRPEHLVPYLNELSKLVSKKDLEGFDGCTLGELVGAMQYSAFHLSCMATYYKAKVGRYDRKMKEDIQSATTRADVAEKKAGELNVENLKLIEQESLAQAKAITLEEELTKVKEDLQGQRAMYEAQLESLRDSHRAHVENLEREADNQYDQGLRHSYRCIMAILGKQHPDLKMDDLAAGVAQHMDEEAAKEDAEGLEPIVIEEGNSPPRAVPADVGEASTPPDATGDTPPAPEEVQPTDAARLTDPPSF, encoded by the exons ATGTCGAAGGGTAAGGAGAAGGTCGTTGAGGTTGGTGACGACGAACTAGGTTTTTTGCCTAGTCTGCCCGCTGATTTTACTTTTGATCCCGGGATCCCCTTAGAGCCCATTAGGTCTAGTGTTGGTACTAGCGCTAGGAGGATGTCTCCCCAAACAACCTCTTCGAGCGACAGTAGCGATGAAGAAGGATCTTCTGGATCGGAGAACACCTTGAGTGAGGGTCAAGGGGATGATTCTGGTGAGGCGTCCCCATCAGGAGCATCACGACCAGAAGAACGGGGTACAGTAGGAGGTAGAGCCTTGTCGCGTGATTATGCCATTGATTACATGTCGTGTACGACCACGTTTGACGAGCTCAATGACCTCCGACTTAGGTATAGTATTCCTGGTGAGATACCTCTTAAGATCCCAGGAAAGAAGGATACACCTAGCCGGCCTCCCAGGGGATACGTTACCCTGTATCTGGAGAGCTTTAAGTATGGGCTGAGGTGTCCCTTGCAGCCTTACTTTGCCCGGATACTTAACGGGCTAAATCTGGCTCCTGGTCAGCTGAACCCCAACGGGTGGAGAGTgctctctg TTTCCTGGGGTGTTCACTTCCCGCTCCGACCTGGTCTGCTTAAACGGGTCGAGGCTGTATTGGCCAATTCCTGCTCGAGCCGAGAACTGCTATCTACATACAACTTCCTCGAGTCTCGGTTGATACTTCCTGGCCATAAGATGGAGGACGCAGTGATTGGAGCTCTGACCAGGAAACGCTCTCGGCCTCCAACAACCGATAGGGACCAGGACAAAGATGCTCCCGCTGCGAAGCGAAAGAACATCGTGCAGCAGGTTCCTCCCTTGCAGGCTCTCCCTCCTGCCTCTGCTAAAGTCGGGGAATCCAGTAGAGCGGCCACTGATCCTGCTTCATCTTCTCCACCTGTTGTGCCTCGGTCTCGCTTACCCGACAGCCGACCAGAACACTTGGTTCCCTATCTCAATGAGTTGTCTAAACTTGTGAGCAAGAAGGACCTGGAGGGCTTTGACGGTTGTACCCTGGGCGAGCTGGTGGGAGCCATGCAGTACAGTGCTTTCCATCTCAGCTGCATGGCCACCTACTATAAGGCCAAGGTTGGCCGTTACGacaggaagatgaaggaggacaTTCAATCGGCGACGACCAGAGCTGACGTTGCCGAGAAAAAGGCGGGGGAGCTAAACGTTGAGAACCTCAAGCTGATAGAGCAAGAGTCccttgctcaagcaaaagccattacCCTCGAGGAGGAGCTGACCAAGGTTAAGGAGGATCTCCAAGGGCAGAGGGCTATGTATgaggctcagctcgaatctctCCGCGATTCCCACCGAGCTCATGTAGAGAACTTAGAGAGGGAGGCCGACAACcagtacgaccagggacttcggCATTCGTATCGTTGTATCATGGCCATCCTCGGGAAGCAACACCCTgatctgaagatggatgaccttgcagctggtgtTGCTCAACATATGGACGAGGAGGCGGCCAAGGAAGATGCCGAGGGGTTAGAGCCGATCGTGATTGAGGAGGGTaactctcctcctcgtgcaGTCCCTGCTGATGTTGGCGAGGCGAGCACCCCCCCGGACGCAACTGGTGATACCCCTCCCGCACCCGAGGAGGTCCAGCCAACCGATGCTGCTCGGCTCACTGATCCACCatctttttga
- the LOC102629031 gene encoding inositol-3-phosphate synthase, translating into MFIENFKVESPNVKYTDNEIHSVYDYETTELVHENRNGTYQWIVKPKTVKYEFKTDVHVPKLGVMLVGWGGNNGSTLTGGVIANREGISWATKDTVQQANYFGSLTQASAIRVGSYNGEEIYAPFKSILPMVNPDDIVFGGWDISDMNLADAMARARVFDIDLQKQLRPYMESMVPLPGIYDLDFIAANQGSRANNVIKGTKKEQMLQIIKDIREFKEKNKVDRVVVLWTANTERYSNVIVGLNDTVENLLASLDKNEAEISPSTLYAIACVLENIPFINGSPQNTFVPGLIDLAIRRNCLIGGDDFKSGQTKMKSVLVDFLVGAGIKPTSIVSYNHLGNNDGMNLSAPQTFRSKEISKSNVVDDMVSSNGILYGPGEHPDHVVVIKYVPYVGDSKRAMDEYTSEIFMGGKNTIVLHNTCEDSLLAAPIVLDLVLLAELSTRIQLKAEGEGKFHSFHPVATILSYLTKAPLVPPGTPVVNALSKQRAMLENILRACVGLAPENNMILEYK; encoded by the exons ATGTTTATCGAAAATTTCAAGGTTGAGAGCCCAAATGTGAAGTACACAGATAATGAGATTCACTCTGTGTACGATTATGAAACCACTGAGCTTGTTCATGAGAACAGAAATGGCACTTATCAGTGGATTGTCAAGCCCAAAACTGTCAAATATGAGTTCAAAACCGATGTTCATGTCCCTAAACTTGG GGTTATGCTTGTGGGTTGGGGTGGAAACAACGGCTCAACTCTCACGGGTGGTGTTATCGCGAATCGAGA GGGAATCTCCTGGGCCACAAAGGACACAGTGCAACAAGCCAATTATTTTGGTTCACTTACCCAAGCATCAGCAATTAGAGTTGGGTCTTACAATGGAGAGGAGATTTATGCTCCATTCAAGAGCATTCTCCCTATG GTGAACCCAGATGACATTGTGTTTGGAGGATGGGACATTAGTGACATGAACTTGGCTGATGCCATGGCCAGGGCTAGAGTGTTTGATATTGATCTTCAAAAGCAACTTAGGCCTTACATGGAATCAATGGTCCCACTTCCTGGAATCTATGACCTTGATTTCATTGCTGCCAATCAAGGGTCCCGTGCCAACAACGTGATCAAAGGaaccaagaaagaacaaatgCTACAAATCATCAAAGATATTAG AGAGTTTAAGGAGAAAAACAAGGTGGATAGGGTTGTTGTACTGTGGACTGCTAACACTGAGAGGTACAGTAATGTGATTGTTGGGCTAAATGACACAGTGGAGAACCTTCTTGCTTCACTGGACAAAAACGAAGCTGAGATTTCTCCTTCCACCTTGTATGCTATTGCTTGTGTTCTTGAAAATATCCCTTTCATCAATGGAAGCCCCCAAAACACCTTTGTACCAG GGCTTATTGACTTGGCTATTAGGAGGAACTGTTTGATTGGTGGAGATGACTTCAAGAGTGGGCAGACTAAGATGAAATCTGTTTTGGTTGATTTCCTTGTTGGGGCAGGAATCAAG CCAACATCAATTGTTAGCTACAACCACTTGGGAAACAATGATGGAATGAATCTTTCAGCCCCTCAAACCTTCCGCTCCAAGGAGATTTCCAAAAGTAATGTTGTTGATGACATGGTCTCCAGCAATGGTATCCTTTATGGGCCTGGTGAACACCCCGACCACGTTGTGGTCATCAAG TATGTGCCATATGTTGGCGATAGCAAGAGAGCCATGGATGAGTACACATCAGAAATTTTCATGGGTGGCAAGAACACCATTGTGCTGCACAACACGTGTGAGGACTCTCTTTTGGCTGCTCCAATCGTTCTAGATTTGGTTCTGCTGGCTGAACTCAGCACCAGGATCCAGCTCAAAGCTGAAGGAGAG GGCAAATTCCACTCTTTCCACCCTGTGGCTACAATTCTCAGCTACCTCACCAAGGCTCCTCTG GTCCCTCCAGGCACACCAGTGGTGAATGCGCTGTCGAAGCAGCGTGCAATGCTTGAGAACATTCTGAGGGCTTGCGTTGGCTTGGCTCCTGAGAACAACATGATTTTGGAATACAAGTGA